AGGAACCATAACCTCACAATATTGCGTCGAATTAATCTTGTGCAGCATCTTCTTGTTACTTTACAGCGTGGGGATGTTGAAATTCCTGTGCTGGAGAAGCTAGTTGTGCTGCTTGGTGTCATCTTGGAGGATGGTTTTCTAGCTTCCGAGTTGGAGCTTGTTGTAAGATTCATAATCATGACATTTGATCCTCCAGAACTTAGCCCAAACCGTCAGATTGTCCGGGAGGCTATGGGAAAGCATATTATTGTGAGGAACATGTTACTTGAAATGCTCATTGATCTACAAGTAACCATAAACGCTGAAGAGTTGCTGGAGCAATGGCATAAAGTTGTTTCATCTAGATTGGTCACATATTTCCTTGATGAAGCTGTGCATCCGACAAGTATGAGATGGATCACCACCCTATTAGGAGTTTGCCTTACATCATCTGCTACATTCGCTCTGAAATTCCGTACAAGTGGTGGTTTCCAAGGGTTGAATCATGTGCTTCCAAGCTTTTATGATTCTCCTGAAATATATTATATAATCTTCTGTTTGATTTTTGGGAAGCCTGTTTATCCTCGAGTTCCGGAGGTCCGCATGCTTGATTTCCATGCTCTCATGCCTAGTGATGGAAACTATGGAGAACTGAAGTTTGTGGATCTATTGGATACTGTTATCGCAATGGCAAAAGCTACATTTGATTCATTTATTATGAAGTCTATGCTTGCACATCAGAATAACAATCTTTCACACCTTAATGGCACCTTGGTTGCGGATCTTGTGGAGGCAACATCAgacatgggaggagatcttcaaGGAGAAGCTCTGATGCATAAGACATATGCAGCAAGGTTAATGGCTGGGGAAGCAGCAGCACCTGCTGTTGCTACTTCAATATTGCGGTTCATGGTTGATTTGGCAAAAACCTGCCCACCATTCTCTGCTGTTTGCAGGCGACATGAATTCCTAGAAAGCTGTATTGATCTATATTTCTCTTGTGCAAGGTTTGTATGATGTGCATATATCAAGTTACCTGGTGTTCTAGATGTTCAAACTGACCCTTCCTTTTGTTCTGCAGGTCTGATTGTGCGTTGAAGATGGCAAAAGATCTAACAACTGCTGCAATAGATGAGAAGAACATGAATGATGATGACAATGGAAGTTCAAAAGATACCTTTCCATGTTTGCCACAGAATCAGGAACAatctgccaaaactttgagtgcTGCAAGTTTTCCTCAGGAGCAAAAAAGCACTAGCTCAGGAAGTACCGACATGCAGAACTCTTCTGATAATGGTGAAGTAAAAGCAGACATCTCTCTCAGTGAGGAGCTCAGCACCAAGTTTCTAAATGGAGAAGCAAGCCAAGTGTTTCAGAATGCTCATGATAAAGGACCGTTATCAGCTGTGAGATCAAATGGCATTGCCGATTCTCACCAACTATCTGATTCACCCAGCTCAGTCTCTGTGATTAACATTGGATCCCCTGTTTTGTCTGAGAGATCGACTCATAAACCAGCAAACACCCCTACCGCGTCTCCCATGGCCCCATTCACTTCTTGGGCTGGTAGCACAGGATCATATACTGATGGTAGACACCTAACAGCCTCTCCATCCATGTCTTCAACTATATCTGCAATGGACCTCGATTCATCTCCTGATCTAAAGACAAGCATTCAGGGATCGCCTGCAGTGAATACATTTTTCCCGATCAGTTCGAAGCTTCTGCTTGACATAGATGATGTAGGTTATGGGGGTGGCCCTTGCTCTGCAGGAGCTACTGCTGTTCTTGATTTCATTGCTCAAATCCTTGCTGATATTATATCAGAGCAGCTCAAAGCAACACTCTTTATTGAGAGCGTTCTTGAGTCCGTGCCTTTGTTTGTAGACGTTGATTCTGCTTTGGTTTTTCAAGGCTTGTGCCTAAGCAGACTGATGAACTTCCTTGAAAGAAAACTCTTACTCGATGATGAAGAAGATGGGAAGAAACTCGACAAGAGTCGCTGGTCTGTCAACTTGGAACCACTTTGCTGGCTGATTGTTGACCGTGTATACATTGGCTGCTTTCCAACCCCAGTCGGTGTACTGCGAACACTAGAGTTCTTGTTGTCCATGTTGCAGCTTGCCAATCAAGATGGCCGTATTGAAGATGCAGTACCTTCAGGTAAAGGTATTTTATCCATTGCTCGAGGAACCAGGCAACTCGACCCCTACATCCATGCCATATTGAAGAACACAAACCGTCTGATAATGTACTGTTTCCTGCCAACATTCCTTAAGAATCTTGGGGAGGATGACCTGCTGGCAAATCTGGCTTTCCTAACGGAAACAGGGAGAAATTTAGCTTCAAAACCTCCCCAAGAAGAGTATTCTGTCGATATTTGTACCATTCTTCAGCTTTTGATTTCCAACAAGAGGCTGATTCTATGCCCAAGCAATGTTGATAATGATCTAATGTGTTGTTTCTGCATCAATCTGATGGCACTTCTTCGTGACAAGAGATTAACTGCACAAGACTTAGCGGTGGATTTACTTAAGTACCTGGTAGTGCATCGACGCCCATCTCTTGAGGACCTGCTTGTTTGTAAGCCTAACCAGGGGCAACAAACAGACATTCTGCATGGAGGGCTTGACAAATTGCTGACTGTGAGTACATCCGTGTTTTTTGAGTGGCTCGAGAATTCTCAGCAAACAATTAGTAAAGTGTTAGACCAGTGTGCTTTAATAATGTGGGTTCAGTACATTACTGGCTCAGCAAAATTTCCTGGGGTGAGAATAAAAGGCATGGAAGTCAGGCGCAAGAAGGAGATGGGACGGAAATCACGCGAAATTGTAAAGCTAGATGCCAGACACTGGGAGCAGATAAATGAACGGAGGTATAATCTTGATTTGGTTCGTGATGTGATGTCCACAGAGCTGAGGGCAATTCGTCAAGACAAATATGGATGGATATTGCATGGAGAAAGTGAGTGGCAGAGCCAAATTCAACAGCTTGTACATGAAAGAGGTATTTTCCCCATTTGTCAAGTATCCACAGAACCTGCATGGCAGTTATGTGCTGTTGAAGGACCATATAGAATGCGGAAGAAACTTGAGAACTCCAAATTTAAGATAGATACTATTCAGAATGTTCTAACCAGCAGCCTTGGGTTTGATGATGTTACTAGAGCCAAGGAGGAGGATGGAGACATGATGACATCTGGGTCAGATACAATGTCGGGCTTGAATCTTTTGACCTATGATACTGAGCAGAGGGAACTTGATGCTGCTGATTTTGCATCTTTCAAAGAGGATGATGACATATTCAAAGGAGGAAGCACAGCGTCACCTCCAATTGGCTGGACTGATGATAAAAGCAGCATCAATGAACAGAGTCTTCACTCTGCAAATGATTTCGGAGCAAAATCAAGTTCCTTTTCTTATCACATGTCAGAGAGTGTCCAAGGTAGATCTGAGTTATATTCACCAAGACAACCACCTTCAGTTAAAGGTACTGATACGAGAACCTCAGAGGATAAATCAGATAAGGAGTTGCTTGACAACGGAGAATATCTTATCAGGCCTTATATGGAACCTTCTGAAAAGATCAGGCATAAGTACAATTGTGAACGTGTTGCTGGTCTTGACAAGCACGATGGTATATTTCTTATTGGGGAGCTTTGCTTATACATTATTGAGAACTTCTACATCGACGATTCCAACTGCATTTGCGAAAAGGCCGATCAAGATGAGCTTTCTGTCATTGATCAGGCTTTAGGTGTGAAAAAGGATATAATGGGAAGCATTGATTCCCAGCAGAAATCACCTTCACCATGGGGTGCAACTGCAAAGGACTCACTTGGTGGTAGAGCATGGGCATACAATGGAGGTGCTTGGGGTAAGGAAAATCTTTGCAATAGCAGCAACCTGCCTCATCCATGGCATATGTGGAAGCTTGATAGTGTCCATGAGCTCCTGAAACGTGACTATCAGCTTCGACCTGTTGCAATCGAGATTTTCAGCATGGATGGGTGTAACGAGCTTCTAGTTTTCCACAAAAAAGAGAGGGAGGAAGTTTTCAGAACTCTGATTGCCATGAACCTCCCACGGAATAGCATGTTTGTATTCTTAATCCTTTGCAGTTATATACGTTGAGTTAATTCTATGCACACTTGCTTAATGTTAAGATTTTATCATTTCTTATTTCTTACTAGTATAACTGGTTCGTGTCTTTCATTGGCTAGAATAGTAGTTATGTTTCAGTATTGTCTGAAATTAGTGTTTTCTGAGAAGTGGGTGTAGTCGGTCAAAACCAGCCAGTCAACTGCAAATACATGTAAATTTATGAAATCTGAGTTCTTATTAGGCAGATCTTGCCCGGTTCCTGTGTTTAACTAGAGCTGTTTGCTATCAATGTTTCTTCCTGAATGGTCTCTTGTAATTAATAGCTCAGGAGGCAGTGAGGATTTTATCTTCATCTTTTATGAACGATCTGAACTTGTAGGATTTGGCATTTTAATGTTTTCACTTGTCACCTTTACTTATCGTTAGGATGCTTGAGTAAAGGAACTTGATAATAAACATGGCTTTCCACAGGTTGGACACGACAATATCAGCTTCCTCAAAGCAGGATAGCGGTGAGGGGAGCCGCCTTTTCAAAGTTATGGCAAAATCTTTTTCCAAAAGATGGCAAAGTGGAGAAATTACCAACTTCCAGTATCTCATGCATCTAAATACACTTGCCGGTCGGGGCTATAGCGACCTTACACAGTACCCAGTATTTCCATGGGTTCTTGCAGATTACGAAAGCGATAACTTAGATCTGAGTAACCCACAGAGCTTCCGTAAGCTTGATAAACCAATGGGATGTCAAACAGAGGGAGGAGAAGAGGAATTCCGTAAGAGGTTTGTTCATCTAACACTTATCAGAAATACctcttttgttcttttctttttcagTTGATGAAAAATCTCTACTGTCTTCAGTGCTTCCCAACATCTAACATCAACTGACTACCCTCTTCCGTTACTTTCAGATATGAAAGCTGGGATGACCCTGATGTACCGAAGTTCCATTATGGTTCTCATTATTCAAGTGCTGGGATTGTTCTTTTCTATCTTCTAAGACTGCCTCCATTCAGCATGGAAAACCAGAAACTGCAGGGTGGACAATTCGACCATGCAGACAGGTTGTTCAATAGTGTGAAAGATACATGGACAAGCGCTGCTGGTAAGAGCAACACATCAGATGTGAAAGAGCTCATTCCTGAGTTCTATTATCTGCCCGAGTTTTTGGAGAACCGGTTTAATCTGGACTTGGGGGAGAAACAATCAGGAGAGAAGGTATTACTTTCACAAAAGTTCACTACTCTTTGCGCTGGGTGTAATGCTGATACTCTAACCAAGGCTCAGCTTTTTGAGCCAAGCATCTAAACTTTGTGAAATAATGCTCTCAGGTCGGTGATGTTGTTTTGCCACCTTGGGCGAAAGGTAGCACCAGAGAATTTATTAGAAAACACCGGGAAGCTCTGGAATCAGACTATGTATCTGAGAATCTGCATCATTGGATTGATCTTATTTTTGGATATAAGCAGAGAGGAAAGGTATATAGCATCTCAGGCTCCTGTAATTTTTATCTTTCCCCTAGTCCTTGTGATATCACATACTCCATACATGTTTGTGATTAAATCAAGTATATTGTTTTTACAGTAGCACATACATGTTTGTGATTAAAGGAGCTGCCATTTCCATCATTATGATAGCACATACATGTTTGTGATTAAATCAAGTATATTGTTTTTACGATGGAATTATTTGGATATAGGTTTGTGTTTTTCATGCTCCCTGAGATGTAGTTTTGATCATTTATTTCTATTGTGTTTTGTCCCATGTCGGCAGAGAACTATTTGTATATATTTGTGGACAGTATTGTAATATCAAACAGAGTGAAGTATAAAGTGAAGCAAAATGAGTATTAATGTTAACGGTCTTCCATATTTCACTTTGTAACTTCCGCTTTTATTCATTGGTTGCATTGTAATGGCTATTTTCTTTTGTGAATGGCAGGCAGCTGAAGATGCCGTCAATGTTTTCTATCACTACACATATGAAGGCAATGTTGACATAGATGCAGTATCAGATCCTACCATGAAGGCTTCGATACTGGCACAGATCAATCACTTTGGCCAGACCCCCAAACAGTTATTCCAAAAAGCCCATCCACAGCGGCGGACTGACAGGAAAATTCCTCCTCATCCTCTACGGTACAGCACCTATCTCACACACCAAGAGATCCGCAAGACAGCATCGTCAGTGTCCCAGATCGTGACCTACAATGACAAGATCCTAATTGCCGCATCAAACAGCTTGCTCAAGCCAGTTGCTTACAGTGAGTACATCTCATGGGGATTTCCTGACCGCAGCTTGAGAATATTGACATATGATCAGGATAGACTTCAATCAACACATGAGAACCTTCATGGTGGTAGTCAAATTCAGTGCACTGGAGTGAGCCATGATGGCAACATTCTCACCACAGGTGGTGATGACGGAGTAGTTGCAGTATGGAGATTTGTGAAGGATGGCATTCGTCGTCTCCTGAGGATGGAGAAAGCCCTGTGTGCCCACACTGCCAAAATAACATGCATCTATGTCAGCCAGCCTTACTCGTTAATAGTCTCAGGCTCTGACGA
This window of the Triticum aestivum cultivar Chinese Spring chromosome 5D, IWGSC CS RefSeq v2.1, whole genome shotgun sequence genome carries:
- the LOC123122794 gene encoding protein SPIRRIG, encoding MKWSTLLSKVVFAAPQQQQPPPPPPPPASPLHDQEADPATPRLSSASASASDDGRASAASGNSPSAARGKNELVSDFRRFWEEFRSSSSEKEKERALNLAVDVFCRLVKQQFSVAQLVTKLVEAHVFAFVIGRAFVTDVEKLRIHSKGRSLHVDDVICFFSEVTELGVCPGSNLLYAVEVLVTETIDKQPLLDSGILCCLIYILNSLLSSDESCKKSSPVGGEGSASGKNKDWCPLQSRRLEIEASVVHIMKALASHSSAAPSLIEDDALQLLFHMVANGSVSVFSQFKEGLVPLHTIQLHRHAMQVLSLLLANDNGTSAKYIRKHQLIKVLLMAVKDFEPQSGDAAYTISIVDLLLECVELSYRPEAGSIRLREDIHNAHGYQFLVQFALTLCSLHKNQVNQSLPKTVSEESRSDASRRLEEDTFSCDLSPQLSRLLDVLVNLSQTGPSEDFVGKSMQSSHGKGTGHSRSRTPSADKFADDILEMSSPKVKDLEAIQMLQDIFLKADNLEVQAEVLNRMFKIFSSHLENYKLCQQLRTVPLFILNMGGFPAALQEVILKILEYAVTVVNCIPEQELLSLCCLLQQPISTSLKHTVLSFFVKLLSFDQQYKKVLREVGVLGALLDDLKQNKLFSGDDQQSKIFYSPEIRSDTDDIQKTVDNEDSILSPKLMASGSTKFPMFDDEGTLNVAWDCLFYLLKRAETNQQSFRSSNGVNTILPFLVSESHRSGVLRLLSCLIIEDSLQAHPEEIGSLIEILKSGMVSTSLGSQHKLDNDAKCDTFGALWRILGANNSAQRIFGEATGFSLLLTTLHSFQNEGENEENELSLFTHMKIFGFLMRAMTAAVCNNAVNRIRLHTVLSSHTFYDLLSDSGLLCVDCERQVILLMLELALEIVLPPTSNLQVESISSETSEDEPCFLSATSFGVSKLDVERVYNASAVVVLIRSLLMFTPKVQLELLKFIEKLANAGPFNQENLTSVGCVGLLLETINPFLEGSSPILNHALRIVEVLGAYRLSSSELRLLVRYILQLKVKRSGHLFVNMMEKLIQMEDVRQGDISLAPFIEMDMSKAGYASIQVSLGERTWPPVSGYSFVCWFQFRNLFRSHSKETEKPSKGAYGKRSAQVLRIFSVSAVDDANTLYAELYLHDNGAFTIATSNSSSLSFPGIEMVEGKWHHLAVVHSKPNALAGLFQASVASIYLDGKLRHTGKLGYSPSPFGKSLQVTLGTPATRGKVSDLSWQLRCCYLFEEVLTPGSICFMYILGQGYRGLFQDTDLLRFVPNRACGGEVMAILDSLEVEVTAPSSSQRIDSSAKQVSSRLESSGIVWDMERLRNLSMQLSGRKLIFAFDGTSSDAFRASGTLSLLNLVDPTSAAASPIGGIPRYGRLSGDVYVCNQCTIGDTVQTVGGMPVVLALVEAAETKDMLHMALELLALSLQQGHQNVKDMQALRGYHLLALFLHRRMSLFDMQSLDIFFRIAACEASFPEPQKSNINRTSSYASGISPDASLDDLSLPKFGDDLSSGGSHGDLDDFSAQKDSFSHLSELENADLAGETSEFIVLSNADMVEHVLLDWTIWVAAPISVQITLLGFLERMVSMHWFRNHNLTILRRINLVQHLLVTLQRGDVEIPVLEKLVVLLGVILEDGFLASELELVVRFIIMTFDPPELSPNRQIVREAMGKHIIVRNMLLEMLIDLQVTINAEELLEQWHKVVSSRLVTYFLDEAVHPTSMRWITTLLGVCLTSSATFALKFRTSGGFQGLNHVLPSFYDSPEIYYIIFCLIFGKPVYPRVPEVRMLDFHALMPSDGNYGELKFVDLLDTVIAMAKATFDSFIMKSMLAHQNNNLSHLNGTLVADLVEATSDMGGDLQGEALMHKTYAARLMAGEAAAPAVATSILRFMVDLAKTCPPFSAVCRRHEFLESCIDLYFSCARSDCALKMAKDLTTAAIDEKNMNDDDNGSSKDTFPCLPQNQEQSAKTLSAASFPQEQKSTSSGSTDMQNSSDNGEVKADISLSEELSTKFLNGEASQVFQNAHDKGPLSAVRSNGIADSHQLSDSPSSVSVINIGSPVLSERSTHKPANTPTASPMAPFTSWAGSTGSYTDGRHLTASPSMSSTISAMDLDSSPDLKTSIQGSPAVNTFFPISSKLLLDIDDVGYGGGPCSAGATAVLDFIAQILADIISEQLKATLFIESVLESVPLFVDVDSALVFQGLCLSRLMNFLERKLLLDDEEDGKKLDKSRWSVNLEPLCWLIVDRVYIGCFPTPVGVLRTLEFLLSMLQLANQDGRIEDAVPSGKGILSIARGTRQLDPYIHAILKNTNRLIMYCFLPTFLKNLGEDDLLANLAFLTETGRNLASKPPQEEYSVDICTILQLLISNKRLILCPSNVDNDLMCCFCINLMALLRDKRLTAQDLAVDLLKYLVVHRRPSLEDLLVCKPNQGQQTDILHGGLDKLLTVSTSVFFEWLENSQQTISKVLDQCALIMWVQYITGSAKFPGVRIKGMEVRRKKEMGRKSREIVKLDARHWEQINERRYNLDLVRDVMSTELRAIRQDKYGWILHGESEWQSQIQQLVHERGIFPICQVSTEPAWQLCAVEGPYRMRKKLENSKFKIDTIQNVLTSSLGFDDVTRAKEEDGDMMTSGSDTMSGLNLLTYDTEQRELDAADFASFKEDDDIFKGGSTASPPIGWTDDKSSINEQSLHSANDFGAKSSSFSYHMSESVQGRSELYSPRQPPSVKGTDTRTSEDKSDKELLDNGEYLIRPYMEPSEKIRHKYNCERVAGLDKHDGIFLIGELCLYIIENFYIDDSNCICEKADQDELSVIDQALGVKKDIMGSIDSQQKSPSPWGATAKDSLGGRAWAYNGGAWGKENLCNSSNLPHPWHMWKLDSVHELLKRDYQLRPVAIEIFSMDGCNELLVFHKKEREEVFRTLIAMNLPRNSMLDTTISASSKQDSGEGSRLFKVMAKSFSKRWQSGEITNFQYLMHLNTLAGRGYSDLTQYPVFPWVLADYESDNLDLSNPQSFRKLDKPMGCQTEGGEEEFRKRYESWDDPDVPKFHYGSHYSSAGIVLFYLLRLPPFSMENQKLQGGQFDHADRLFNSVKDTWTSAAGKSNTSDVKELIPEFYYLPEFLENRFNLDLGEKQSGEKVGDVVLPPWAKGSTREFIRKHREALESDYVSENLHHWIDLIFGYKQRGKAAEDAVNVFYHYTYEGNVDIDAVSDPTMKASILAQINHFGQTPKQLFQKAHPQRRTDRKIPPHPLRYSTYLTHQEIRKTASSVSQIVTYNDKILIAASNSLLKPVAYSEYISWGFPDRSLRILTYDQDRLQSTHENLHGGSQIQCTGVSHDGNILTTGGDDGVVAVWRFVKDGIRRLLRMEKALCAHTAKITCIYVSQPYSLIVSGSDDCSVILWDLTGLVFVKQLPRFPASVSALHVNNLNGEILTGAGVLFAVWSVNGDCLAVVNTSQLPSDLILSVASTTHSDWQDTNWYVTGHQSGAVKVWKMVHCTSDEAANNKNKSPTTTYGGPGLDVQTLEYRLILQKVLKSHKHPVTALCIPPDLKQLLSGDANGHLFSWSLKDDSFKGS